The window GGGGAGCAACGTGGACCAAAAAGACACGGATTTTATGAAGGTTTTTGTGGGGATTCTGATTGGCCTGCTGGTATTCATGGTGCTGGCCATCATCGGCGCCAATGCCATCAGCGGCAAGGATTCCGTGGATGTCCAGAATGATCCGCGGGTGCAGGCGGCCATCGAGGAGCGGATCGCGCCCATCGGCCAGGTGAACACGGCCGAGGTCAAGCAGGAAACCGCTGGCGGCGGGGGCGGGGCTGACGGCAAGTCAGTCTATGATTCGGCCTGTATGGCCTGCCACGCTACCGGTGCGGCCGGCGCGCCGATACTGGGTAACAAGGGGGCCTGGGCGGATCGTATCGCCAAGGGTAACGATACCCTGTTCGACCACGCCATCAACGGCTTCAAGGGTATGCCGCCCAAAGGCGGTAACGCCGGCCTGAGCGACGAGGAAGTCAAGGCCGCCGTGAAATACATGGTGGGCGAAAGCAAATAGGCCGCCGGCCATCCCCTTCGGGGAGTGACGAGTGACGAGTGACGAGTAACGAGGCAAAGAAAAGCCGGGCGATGCCCGGCTTTTTCTTTATTACTTCCTCGTCCCTCGTCACTCGTTACTCGTCCCTGTGAGCAGCATGCTGCGCAGGTTGGCCAGGTGCGCCTGGCCGCGCTCCTGGCGTTCCTCGGGATCCATCTGTACCCCTTCGCCAGACCATTTGAGATCCTCGTCCGGTAACTCGTCGATGAATCGGCTCGGGCTGCACTCCTGCATCTCGCCGTGGCGCTTGCGCTGGTTGGCGTAGGTCAGGGTCAGGGTTTTCTGGGCGCGGGTGATGCCGACATAGGCGAGGCGGCGCTCTTCTTCGAGGTTTTCTTCCTCGATACTGCTGCGATGGGGCAGCAACATCTCTTCCATGCCGACCAGGTAGACATGGGGAAACTCCAGCCCCTTGGCGGCATGCAGGGTCATCAGGTGGACCCGGTTACCGCGCTCGTCTTCCTCGTTGCGATCCAGGGTGTCGAGCAGGGTCAGTTTGGCCACCAGTTCGTTGAGCGAGGCGTCCGGATTGGCTTTTGCCAGGCGTTCGATCCAGTTGGCCAGCTCGTTGACGTTTTCCAGCTTGCGCTCGGCGATGATCTCGTCGCGACTGTTATCCAGCAGATAGCGCTCGTAATCGATATCGACGATCAGCCGTTTGACCACCGAGGCGGGTGCGTCACCCTCCGCCTGATGTTGCAGATCCAGGATCCAGTGACAGAAACGCTGCAGTTTTTCGGCAGCCCGCTCACTGAGCACCTGGCTCAGGCCGAACTCCATCGCGGATACGAACAGGCTGTGGCCGCGACCCATGGCGTATTCGGTGAGTTTTTCCAGTGTGGCAGGCCCAAGTTCGCGGCGCGGGGTGTTGATAATCCGGCGAAAGGCGTTGTCGTCGTCCGGATTGGTGATCAGCTTGAGATAGGACATGATGT of the Thiohalophilus sp. genome contains:
- a CDS encoding c-type cytochrome, which produces MDQKDTDFMKVFVGILIGLLVFMVLAIIGANAISGKDSVDVQNDPRVQAAIEERIAPIGQVNTAEVKQETAGGGGGADGKSVYDSACMACHATGAAGAPILGNKGAWADRIAKGNDTLFDHAINGFKGMPPKGGNAGLSDEEVKAAVKYMVGESK